From the genome of Notolabrus celidotus isolate fNotCel1 chromosome 5, fNotCel1.pri, whole genome shotgun sequence, one region includes:
- the LOC117812500 gene encoding neuferricin, whose amino-acid sequence MLSYVFVVVLSVALFFLPWDWLFKLGNESNQGPSVRLLSRRELALYDGEEGSKGLYLALLGHVFDVHKGHKHYGPGGAYHGMAGKDASLAYITGDFTESGLIDDVSSLSPLQVMALYDWLAFYQRDYQSIGLLIGRFYSNTGQPTEALVQTEKSLAEGQRMKAQSETEKIQFPACNSEWSSARGGRVWCSTKSGGVERSWTGVPRKLFSAGSAGVRCVCVEDLSAAEDDPNLQEYDDCPPHAESCSVKE is encoded by the exons ATGCTCAGCTATGTGTTTGTCGTAGTTTTATCTGTAGCACTGTTTTTTCTACCCTGGGACTGGCTCTTTAAATTGGGAAATGAATCAAACCAGGGTCCCTCTGTGCGGCTCCTGAGCAGACGAGAATTAGCTCTGTACGACGGGGAGGAAGGCAGCAAGGGTCTTTATCTTGCTTTATTGGGACACGTTTTTGATGTACATAAGGGACACAAGCACTATGGACCTGGCGGTGCTTACCACGGCATGGCAG GTAAAGATGCCTCACTGGCCTACATCACTGGGGACTTCACAGAAAGTGGCCTAATAGATGATGTGTCCAGTCTGTCCCCACTGCAGGTGATGGCCCTTTATGACTGGCTGGCCTTCTATCAGAGGGATTACCAATCTATAG GTCTGCTGATAGGCCGGTTCTACAGCAACACTGGGCAGCCCACAGAGGCCTTGGTGCAGACAGAAAAATCTCTAGCAGAGGGCCAGAGAATGAAGGCCCAGTCTGAGACTGAGAAGATTCAGTTTCCAGCCTGTAACTCAGAGTGGAGCTCtgccagaggaggaagagtctgGTGCTCCACTAAGAG tggtgGAGTGGAAAGAAGCTGGACCGGTGTCCCACGTAAACTCTTCTCTGCGGGCTCCGCTGGTgttcgctgtgtgtgtgttgaagacctgtctgcagcagaggatGATCCAAACCTGCAGGAGTATGACGACTGTCCTCCACATGCTGAGTCATGCTCTGTTAAAGAGTAG